The proteins below are encoded in one region of Scleropages formosus chromosome 19, fSclFor1.1, whole genome shotgun sequence:
- the LOC108927745 gene encoding zinc finger homeobox protein 3-like codes for MQDESGETDVHNGAPTWLCPLCQEKQMNREQLTSHLTDRHSVLPACLDRLLDTDALIQRAAERKAKKDPATNQTHQEMSPAQPVSPEATSTSEFRTVYQQENIDGGDEGDQDGTEDDLNPDDEGTQPPKLSESLDDNGGTTEKSNLTPVDLELEKNANPRHSFKCNMCLESFASRSKLSVHYSSATHRQRMQTVCEQGGDKDSSSSQPDQSQPYISSKPYKCAVCRVSYNHAITLEIHLKSVLHQTRSRNAGNSASSIADTCGSRSSRSSGTNTTAAKCTASSGSDVAHSPSVTESNCSTQGGLSASTRKTKDGEQVQSHPAIPVLSSPVASAQALSTFLTLLPSTSHSSLMPPLITANAGASTLTTAPQLISQQQFLLPLFLNGLQNRTPVLESSSHILTQPVPLLDISAVHQSLLTQRLALESPELAVNVSSLLSCAEKEWKTVRTGSGAQKEESNSGNTEAHDSVSLKCASGEEEDIRAEDEPRKCTKINCTLNSGKSSEGKDGSNNKSRETAEEMDQVNHTVGDDKGENDVKCDEVCGESRDVVVQPNLPTVQADSTSLNFRMSQAKTTLGLALGPDTSFQKTHTDNSLNACLTDVSKRTSCYMSNKQTPPSKLATAEAVNLIKNPQDPGADVKPSSPKSCPLMLSEFQSQVLWAFLESRREAAVAGSPQEDCEALAREVGLSEGEVRKWLQDAREAKERQKEERTLTSGLKAVPRETDAKGICEAMNKLLEEKKVDLQTLRGGEIPLTANHENCLTSESDNEEFYTAVIVTDEESQSSPARDEQSNSVKGEQAEERSAVGGKGFWSTTVFLSDPEDEDDSEESKDSRMKKKRKTLIEMEELNTKKEKLDPDIDLELEAQTDSPPPPIFSPHHDVTRIGAFGSHPLPLSLTPFAARFLSPTILSLPESARLDLADGGGEPTKGNSAAFSKLSDTHPFPDPLKVPAPASCAVLPKSLSCHSIYESALDLSVGKSYSSASASLTSSSKNKNAGQPGQLVETHGLKPSNSGGLIVVHVKPSSALGVPTSSYGTVGGGTNSNNSLYRKAAERLSTTVKDLQSVKAQDEEKGHKNVKPRRLRDMRRSRTIIQTEQLDVLYGCYFKDPNPGKQEFEQISEWVRLPKRVVQIWFQNMRARERKGEVRFLGDGTLAAVGKPLIKFTWPLKKPIFSNSNKPNPSSLGGSRPSRLTVEAEVVKSVDPCRKSPPKTDVGKDKEAPSYSNGATPSFSNTSSLMSKMEPQASPKVKSVPKASPSSLHATKGEAYSSCPAQKSKGGKSFDRVMKVQDNAGTQNESERSVVRPGPTNRMMPKMSFAHLHRLAGSESLKHNGLNVSPKSPFKINTLSREQLGLKTSSTAASSSASATPTGAKSHKAEKADCLQHSTPRRPRTLLTNLQLSILQSCYETCSHPHALECEAIGTELGLPLKVVQIWFQNTRAKEKRWRLQQEKEAPNSSSADLSSASYLQYSALRANRPILPNPVQLTVLEPSASPAVGQPAGQETLRGRCVVCGAEFDSRAAARVHVFSPRHLALLKATNFGQSPSPVSHSSGTASTSPLSSPSSKNPIS; via the exons ATGCAG gATGAGTCTGGTGAGACTGATGTGCACAATGGGGCACCGACATGGTTATGCCCCTTGtgtcaagaaaaacaaatgaaccgAGAACAGCTCACATCGCAtctgactgacagacacagtGTGCTTCCCGCCTGTTTGGACAGACTCCTGGACACG GACGCACTAATACAGCGAGCTGCTGAAAGAAAAGCTAAAAAAGATCCAG CCACCAATCAAACCCATCAAGAAATGTCCCCTGCTCAGCCCGTTTCGCCAGAGGCAACAAGTACGTCTGAATTTAGGACGGTTTACCAGCAAGAAAACATCGATGGGGGAGATGAAGGGGACCAGGACGGCACAGAAGATGACTTAAACCCTGATGACGAAGGAACTCAACCTCCAAAGTTGTCTGAAAGTCTGGATGACAATGGTGGGACCACTGAAAAAAGCAACTTAACTCCAGTTGACCTGGAactggagaaaaatgcaaatcccagacattcttttaaatgtaacatgtgCCTGGAGTCATTTGCCTCTCGAAGCAAACTGAGTGTTCATTACAGCTCAGCCACCCATCGCCAGCGGATGCAAACAGTTTGTGAACAGGGTGGTGACAAAGACTCTTCCAGCTCCCAGCCAGACCAATCTCAGCCATATATCTCGAGCAAACCCTACAAATGTGCAGTCTGTCGTGTTTCCTACAACCACGCAATCACCCTGGAGATTCACTTGAAATCTGTATTGCATCAGACTCGCAGCAGAAATGCTGGGAATTCTGCCAGCAGCATAGCTGATACATGTGGAAGCAGAAGTAGTAGGAGCTCCGGAACTAATACCACAGCTGCGAAGTGCACTGCGAGCTCCGGGAGTGATGTTGCACATAGTCCAAGTGTCACGGAGAGCAATTGCAGTACCCAGGGAGGCCTATCTGCCTCGACCAGGAAAACCAAAGATGGAGAGCAGGTTCAGTCCCATCCAGCTATTCCTGTGCTTTCCTCTCCCGTGGCTTCCGCTCAGGCTCTTTCTACTTTTCTCACCCTCCTTCCATCCACCTCCCACTCTTCGCTGATGCCCCCGCTCATCACTGCCAATGCTGGTGCCTCCACATTAACCACTGCCCCTCAACTTATTTCCCAACAGCAGTTTCTCCTGCCGCTCTTCCTGAATGGCCTCCAAAACCGGACCCCGGTCCTCGAATCCTCCAGTCACATTTTGACTCAGCCCGTCCCATTGTTGGATATCAGTGCTGTCCATCAGTCTCTCCTGACTCAGAGACTTGCTttagaaagtccagaactgGCAGTTAACGTTTCTTCGCTGCTAAGCTGTGCAGAAAAAGAGTGGAAGACCGTGAGAACAGGGAGTGGAGCACAGAAGGAGGAGAGCAATAGCGGGAACACCGAGGCACATGACAGTGTTTCTCTGAAGTGTGCGTCAGGCGAAGAGGAGGATATACGTGCAGAGGACGAGCCGAGAAAGTGCACAAAGATCAACTGCACCTTAAACTCTGGAAAGAGCAGTGAAGGAAAAGATGGTTCAAATAACAAAAGTAGAGAAACGGCAGAAGAAATGGATCAGGTGAACCATACCGTGGGAGATGATAAAGGAGAGAATGATGTGAAGTGTGACGAGGTGTGTGGAGAGTCTAGGGATGTGGTGGTTCAGCCAAATCTTCCAACAGTCCAAGCTGATAGTACTTCTTTGAATTTCAGGATGTCACAAGCAAAAACCACACTCGGACTTGCATTGGGTCCTGACACCAGTTTTCAGAAAACCCATACTGACAATAGTTTAAATGCTTGCTTAACTGATGTCTCAAAACGCACCTCATGCTACATGAGCAATAAGCAAACTCCTCCCTCCAAGTTGGCAACTGCTGAGGCTGTGAACCTTATAAAAAACCCTCAGGATCCTGGTGCAGATGTGAAACCTTCCAGCCCAAAATCGTGTCCCCTTATGTTGTCAGAGTTCCAGTCGCAGGTGTTGTGGGCCTTCCTCGAGTCCCGTCGCGAGGCGGCTGTGGCCGGCTCTCCCCAAGAGGACTGCGAGGCACTGGCCAGAGAAGTGGGCCTTAGTGAGGGTGAAGTACGCAAATGGCTTCAGGATGCTCGAGAGGCTAAGGAGcgacaaaaagaagaaagaactcTAACCTCAGGGTTGAAGGCGGTGCCCAGAGAAACTGATGCCAAGGGAATTTGTGAGGCCATGAATAAGTTGCTGGAAGAAAAGAAAGTTGATCTTCAGACCCTTCGGGGAGGAGAGATTCCATTGACTGCAAACCACGAAAACTGCTTAACTTCAGAATCTGATAATGAAGAATTTTACACCGCTGTTATTGTGACAGATGAGGAGAGTCAAAGCAGCCCTGCACGAGATGAACAGAGCAACTCTGTGAaaggagagcaggcagaggaaaGATCTGCAGTGGGGGGTAAGGGGTTCTGGTCCACCACGGTGTTTCTTTCCGATcctgaagatgaagatgataGTGAGGAGAGCAAGGACAgcagaatgaagaaaaagagaaagacacTCATAGAAATGGAAGAGTTGAACACCAAGAAGGAGAAACTAGATCCTGATATAGACTTGGAGCTGGAGGCTCAGACCGACTCCCCGCCTCCACCCATCTTTTCTCCACACCATGATGTGACCAGGATTGGTGCCTTCGGCTCACACCCTCTCCCGCTCTCCCTGACACCTTTCGCAGCACGATTCTTGAGCCCTACCATTCTCTCACTCCCAGAGTCGGCCAGACTTGACCTTGCTGACGGAGGTGGAGAGCCGACTAAAGGAAACTCTGCCGCCTTCTCCAAGCTTTCAGACACTCACCCCTTCCCTGATCCCCTGAAGGTGCCAGCTCCTGCCTCTTGTGCAGTTTTACCCAAGTCTCTGTCCTGCCACAGTATCTACGAGTCTGCACTAGATCTCAGTGTCGGAAAAAGCTACAGCTCAGCATCGGCTTCATTGACCTCTTCATCCAAAAATAAGAATGCAGGCCAGCCAGGCCAGTTGGTAGAAACCCATGGATTAAAGCCATCAAATTCAGGGGGTCTCATTGTGGTCCATGTAAAGCCAAGCTCAGCCCTTGGAGTACCAACTTCCAGTTATGGTACTGTGGGTGGCGGCACTAACAGTAATAACAGCTTGTACAGGAAGGCTGCTGAACGACTGAGTACTACTGTGAAGGACCTGCAGAGTGTGAAAGCACAAGATGAGGAGAAGGGACATAAGAATGTGAAGCCACGGCGACTGAGGGACATGAGGCGTTCCAGAACGATCATCCAAACCGAACAGCTTGATGTGCTCTATGGCTGCTACTTCAAAGATCCAAACCCTGGAAAGCAAGAGTTTGAACAGATATCGGAGTGGGTCCGTCTCCCGAAAAGGGTGGTGCAGATTTGGTTCCAGAACATGCGAGCCCGTGAAAGGAAGGGAGAGGTTCGCTTCCTTGGTGATGGCACATTGGCAGCAGTTGGTAAGCCACTAATAAAGTTCACCTGGCCCCTTAAAAAGCCCATTTTCTCCAATAGCAACAAACCAAACCCTTCCTCCCTTGGTGGCAGCCGACCCAGCAGGCTAACTGTTGAAGCCGAAGTGGTGAAATCAGTGGATCCTTGCAGAAAATCACCACCTAAGACAGATGTAGGGAAAGACAAAGAAGCTCCTTCTTACTCAAATGGAGCAACTCCCTCTTTTTCCAACACCAGCTCCCTAATGTCTAAGATGGAGCCACAGGCATCTCCTAAGGTTAAATCTGTCCCAAAGGCTTCACCTTCCTCTCTCCATGCTACCAAGGGGGAGGCATATTCCTCGTGTCCAGCTCAGAAAAGTAAAGGAGGTAAATCATTTGACAGGGTTATGAAGGTACAGGACAATGCAGGCACGCAGAATGAGTCTGAGAGGAGCGTGGTCAGGCCAGGACCTACCAACCGAATGATGCCAAAAATGTCCTTCGCTCATCTTCACAGGCTCGCTGGCTCCGAGTCTCTAAAACACAATGGACTTAATGTGTCTCCCAAAAGCCCGTTCAAAATCAACACTTTGTCCAGAGAACAGTTGGGCCTGAAAACTTCGAGCACGGCCGCGTCCTCTTCGGCTTCTGCTACGCCGACAGGTGCTAAAAGTCACAAAGCGGAAAAGGCTGACTGCTTGCAGCACTCGACGCCGCGGCGACCTCGGACACTCCTCACCAACCTGCAGCTGTCCATCCTGCAGTCGTGCTATGAGACGTGTTCGCATCCCCATGCGCTGGAGTGCGAGGCCATCGGGACCGAGTTGGGGCTCCCTTTAAAGGTGGTCCAGATTTGGTTCCAGAACACTAGAGCTAAAGAAAAACGCTGGCGGCTCCAGCAAGAGAAGGAG GCTCCCAACTCCAGCAGCGCAGACCTCAGCTCGGCCAGCTACCTTCAGTACAGCGCGCTTCGAGCTAACCGCCCCATCTTACCAAATCCAGTTCAGCTTACCGTGTTGGAACCGTCGGCGTCCCCTGCTGTGGGTCAGCCGGCAGGCCAGGAAACCCTCCGAGGCAGATGTGTGGTTTGTGGTGCGGAGTTTGACTCCAGAGCGGCTGCGAGAGTCCATGTGTTTTCCCCTCGTCACCTGGCCTTGCTGAAAGCCACCAATTTTGGCCAGTCCCCCTCCCCTGTCAGTCACAGCTCTGGCACCGCATCCACTTCCCCATTGTCATCTCCTTCCTCAAAAAACCCAATCAGCTAA